In Pseudomonas glycinae, the DNA window CCTTCGGCCAAGGCTTTTTTCAGCGTGGCTTCGGACTGTTTCAACGCAATCCCGGTGCCGCAGCGGTAGATTTTCTTGCCGGCGAAACGCTCGGTGGCGACTTCAATGTCAGCCGCCAGCAGCACCACGTCAGCCTCGGCAATCGCGGCTGCGCTCAGCGGATTGCGCGCGCCGACCGAGCCCTGGGTCTCGACCTGCAGGTCGTAGCCCAGACGCTTGGCGGCTTGCTGCAAGGCTTCGGCGGCCATGAAGGTGTGGGCGACGCCGGTCGGGCACGCGGTGACCGCGACCAGACGCGGCGCTTGAGCGCTGGCAACCACCGGCGGCGCTTCGGCAGCGACGTAAACCTCGGCCTCGACAGCGCCACGCCGCAGCACGTCTTCGACATCCTGCAGGGCTTGCGCAGGTGCGATCCGAAAGACTTTCTTGCCGATGAACCGGGTCATGTCCACCGGTCCCGTGGCCACCAGCAACACCCACTCGGCAGCCTCGATGGTGGCCGCCGACAATTCACGTTCCGGGTGCGCGGCGTCCACCACTTCGACGCTGGTGCTCCAGCCCTGACGCTGGGCCGCAGCATCCAGCAGCCGGGCGCACAGCACACTGGTGACCATGCCGTTCGGGCAGGACGTGACAATGGCTAACTTCATGACAAACCCTCTTATTGTTCTGTCAGGGGGCGCACGCGCACGCCCTGTTCAAGCCGCGCCAGTTGCGCAACATCGTGAATGCCGAAACCGATCTGGGTTACCGCCTGCGCCGCAATTGCGGTGGCCGTGCGCAGGGTTTGTTCCGGCGTATCGGCGCTGAGCAGACCGTGGAGCATGCCGGCCAGCAACGAATCGCCGGCACCGACCGTGCTGGCGACGCTGACCTTCGGCGGTGTCGCATGGAGTGCCGAGCCGACGCTGAACCAGTTCACACCCTCGGCGCCATGGGAAATCACCACATGCTCGATGCCTTGGGCGTGCAACCGATTGGCCGCTTCGGCCTGAGAGGCGTGAGACACCACTTCACAGCCCAGCGCATCGGCCAGCTCTTCGGTATTCGGTTTGATCAGCCACGGACCGGCCTTGAGCGCTGCGCGCAAAGCTTCGCCGCTGGTGTCCAGAGCGACTTTCAGGCCCAACGTTTTCAAGCGTTCGACCAGTTCGCGCAACCACTGTGCAGTGACTCCGCGCGGCAAGCTGCCCGCGACTACAACCGCGTCATGCCCCGGCGCGATCTGCACCAGTCGCTCCAGCAACGCCTGTTGCGCCACTACGCCGACCACCGGGCCCGGACCGTTGATGTCGGTGATGCGTCCGTCCTGTTCCGCGACCTTGATGTTGCTGCGGGTCTCGCCGGGCACCCGGATAAACGCATCGGTGAAACCGCGTTTGGCGAACAGGGTTTCGAACGCTTGCAGATTGTCTTCGCCGAGAAAGCCGCTGACCGTCAGTTGATGACCGAGGTCGGCCAGCACTTGCGCGACGTTGACGCCCTTGCCGGCGGCGTGGGTGTGCATCTCGTCGCTGCGGTTGACCTGACCGGCCTCCAGGCGTGGCAACTGCACCGTGAGGTCCAGCGCCGGGTTGAGGGTCAGGGTGAGAATCTTGGCCATTACAGGGCCTCCACTAATGCGCGCACTTCGTTGGCGCTGCCCACGGCCAGGGCTTGTTGAGCAAGGGTTTGCGCCTGGGTCAGGCTGAGTTCGCGGATGCGTGCCTTGACCTCGGCGATGCTGCGCCCGGAGACGCTCAATTCATCCACACCGAGGCCGACCAGCACCGGTACTGCCAGCGGATCCGCCGCCAGCTCGCCGCAGACGCCGACCCATTTGCCGTGGGCATGGGCCGCGCGCACGGTGATGTCGATCA includes these proteins:
- the pfkB gene encoding 1-phosphofructokinase, coding for MAKILTLTLNPALDLTVQLPRLEAGQVNRSDEMHTHAAGKGVNVAQVLADLGHQLTVSGFLGEDNLQAFETLFAKRGFTDAFIRVPGETRSNIKVAEQDGRITDINGPGPVVGVVAQQALLERLVQIAPGHDAVVVAGSLPRGVTAQWLRELVERLKTLGLKVALDTSGEALRAALKAGPWLIKPNTEELADALGCEVVSHASQAEAANRLHAQGIEHVVISHGAEGVNWFSVGSALHATPPKVSVASTVGAGDSLLAGMLHGLLSADTPEQTLRTATAIAAQAVTQIGFGIHDVAQLARLEQGVRVRPLTEQ